In Columba livia isolate bColLiv1 breed racing homer chromosome 8, bColLiv1.pat.W.v2, whole genome shotgun sequence, a single genomic region encodes these proteins:
- the C8B gene encoding complement component C8 beta chain isoform X2 encodes MVPQSDEHITRHVCSIPHQSVAALCCVRHPHPSLRWYRFARLEQPSQFNGDPCDYPDKETEDCVTNNPCRNKVRCDGFVCAVTGRCITRRLLCNGDDDCGDQSDEKNCKKVFKKCDQTMEQYWGIENLAKGLNIFTNDLEGLVLDHRYYAGGCSPHYIVDTRFRKPYNVESYIPETKGKYEFTMTEYDSYSNYESSVLKAKASQSSFSFGIKIPRVFELGYNSNDNRFKKFIQRMKRFSSTSSKFIHARSELAVAVYKLKPRALMLHYEFLQRLRQLPSEYSYGEYRELYRDYGTHYITEATVGGIYEYTLVMNSEELQKAGYSLSDVQKCAQRGFNIGGSIYGVYLGLGITEAGCKSLLKEIGDSTSKKQYVEDFIVLVRGGASEHITTLAYKDLPTAALMQEWGDAVQYNPEIIKLKAEPLYQLVTPADFANAITIKENLQRALEEFQLETSSCRCAPCHSNGIPFLQGTKCECLCPLGYSGMACEISKRKDAAVNGNWGCWASWSPCSGGQRTRRRQCNNAAPHNGGSSCSGPDAETVTC; translated from the exons ATGGTACCTCAGAGTGATGAGCACATCACGCGCCATGTTTGCTCCATACCCCATCAGAGCGTTGCTGCTTTATGCTGTGTTCGACATCCTCACCCTTCATTGCGTTGG TACAGATTTGCCCGCCTGGAACAACCTTCTCAGTTCAATGGAGATCCGTGTGATTACCCTGACAAAGAAACTGAAGACTGTGTTACGAATAATCCTTGCAGAAATAAAGTTAGATGTGATGGGTTTGTGTGCGCAGTTACAG GGAGATGCATTACACGGAGGCTGCTATGTAATGGGGATGATGACTGTGGGGACCAGTCAGAtgaaaaaaactgcaaaaaagtgtttaaaaaatgtgacCAGACAATGGAGCAATACTGGGGAATAGAGAACCTGGCAAAAGG GTTAAATATCTTCACAAATGACTTGGAAGGATTAGTTCTTGATCACAGGTATTATGCAGGGGGCTGTTCTCCGCATTATATCGTGGACACGAGATTCAGAAAGCCATACAATGTAGAAAGCTACATACCAGAG aCCAAAGGCAAATATGAATTTACAATGACTGAATATGACTCCTACTCAAATTATGAAAGCAGTGTCCTGAAGGCGAAAGCTTCACAGTCTAGCTTCAGCTTTGGTATAAAAATACCAAGAGTGTTTGAACTTGGTTACAATTCAAACGACAACAGGTTCAAGAAGTTCATTCAAAGGATGAAAAGATTTTCTTCAACT TCCAGCAAATTCATCCATGCCCGTTCTGAGCTGGCTGTTGCCGTTTATAAGCTGAAACCCCGAGCCCTGATGCTGCATTATGAGTTCCTGCAGAGACTCCGTCAGCTCCCGTCTGAGTACAGCTACGGGGAGTACCGAGAGCTCTACAGAGACTACGGGACCCACTACATCACAGAGGCCACCGTTGGTGGCATCTACGAATATACTTTAGTCATGAACAGCGAGGAGCTCCAAAAGGCAG GTTATTCTCTGAGTGATGTCCAGAAATGTGCACAACGTGGTTTTAACATTGGTGGAAGTATTTATGGCGTCTACCTGGGTCTTGGAATAACTGAAGCAGGCTGTAaatcccttttaaaagagattgGAG acaGCACCTCCAAAAAACAGTACGTGGAAGATTTCATCGTCCTTGTACGTGGCGGAGCAAGTGAGCACATCACCACGTTGGCTTACAAAGACCTGCCGACGGCTGCGCTCATGCAGGAGTGGGGAGATGCTGTACAGTACAACCCTGAAATCATAAAGCTAAAG GCAGAGCCGCTGTATCAGCTGGTGACTCCAGCTGACTTTGCTAATGCAATCACGATAAAAGAAAATCTGCAACGAGCTCTTGAGGAGTTTCAGCTGGAGACCAGTTCTTGCCGCTGTGCTCCCTGCCATAGCAATGGCATCCCCTTTCTGCAAG GAACCAAGTGTGAATGTTTGTGTCCCCTTGGCTACAGCGGCATGGCCTGTGAGATCAGCAAGAGGAAAG aTGCTGCTGTTAATGGAAACTGGGGTTGCTGGGCCAGCTGGTCTCCATGTTCAGGAGGTCAACGAACAAGGAGACGACAGTGCAACAACGCTGCACCGCATAATGGTGGTTCCTCATGCTCAGGGCCAGATGCCGAGACAGTTACTTGCTAG
- the C8B gene encoding complement component C8 beta chain isoform X3, whose translation MSTSRAMFAPYPIRALLLYAVFDILTLHCVGGEKETLNLSSKSVANGRRVRSVSTSPQPRDCLLSAWSSWSHCDSCQKKRYRFARLEQPSQFNGDPCDYPDKETEDCVTNNPCRNKVRCDGFVCAVTGRCITRRLLCNGDDDCGDQSDEKNCKKVFKKCDQTMEQYWGIENLAKGLNIFTNDLEGLVLDHRYYAGGCSPHYIVDTRFRKPYNVESYIPETKGKYEFTMTEYDSYSNYESSVLKAKASQSSFSFGIKIPRVFELGYNSNDNRFKKFIQRMKRFSSTSSKFIHARSELAVAVYKLKPRALMLHYEFLQRLRQLPSEYSYGEYRELYRDYGTHYITEATVGGIYEYTLVMNSEELQKAGYSLSDVQKCAQRGFNIGGSIYGVYLGLGITEAGCKSLLKEIGDSTSKKQYVEDFIVLVRGGASEHITTLAYKDLPTAALMQEWGDAVQYNPEIIKLKAEPLYQLVTPADFANAITIKENLQRALEEFQLETSSCRCAPCHSNGIPFLQEDEALRRNGYLQGNVT comes from the exons ATGAGCACATCACGCGCCATGTTTGCTCCATACCCCATCAGAGCGTTGCTGCTTTATGCTGTGTTCGACATCCTCACCCTTCATTGCGTTGG TGGTGAAAAGGAGACCCTCAACCTCAGCAGCAAGAGCGTGGCCAATGGCAGACGTGTCCGGTCCGTGAGCACCTCGCCACAGCCCCGCGACTGCCTGCTCTCCGCCTGGTCCTCGTGGAGCCACTGCGATTCCTGTCAAAAGAAAAGG TACAGATTTGCCCGCCTGGAACAACCTTCTCAGTTCAATGGAGATCCGTGTGATTACCCTGACAAAGAAACTGAAGACTGTGTTACGAATAATCCTTGCAGAAATAAAGTTAGATGTGATGGGTTTGTGTGCGCAGTTACAG GGAGATGCATTACACGGAGGCTGCTATGTAATGGGGATGATGACTGTGGGGACCAGTCAGAtgaaaaaaactgcaaaaaagtgtttaaaaaatgtgacCAGACAATGGAGCAATACTGGGGAATAGAGAACCTGGCAAAAGG GTTAAATATCTTCACAAATGACTTGGAAGGATTAGTTCTTGATCACAGGTATTATGCAGGGGGCTGTTCTCCGCATTATATCGTGGACACGAGATTCAGAAAGCCATACAATGTAGAAAGCTACATACCAGAG aCCAAAGGCAAATATGAATTTACAATGACTGAATATGACTCCTACTCAAATTATGAAAGCAGTGTCCTGAAGGCGAAAGCTTCACAGTCTAGCTTCAGCTTTGGTATAAAAATACCAAGAGTGTTTGAACTTGGTTACAATTCAAACGACAACAGGTTCAAGAAGTTCATTCAAAGGATGAAAAGATTTTCTTCAACT TCCAGCAAATTCATCCATGCCCGTTCTGAGCTGGCTGTTGCCGTTTATAAGCTGAAACCCCGAGCCCTGATGCTGCATTATGAGTTCCTGCAGAGACTCCGTCAGCTCCCGTCTGAGTACAGCTACGGGGAGTACCGAGAGCTCTACAGAGACTACGGGACCCACTACATCACAGAGGCCACCGTTGGTGGCATCTACGAATATACTTTAGTCATGAACAGCGAGGAGCTCCAAAAGGCAG GTTATTCTCTGAGTGATGTCCAGAAATGTGCACAACGTGGTTTTAACATTGGTGGAAGTATTTATGGCGTCTACCTGGGTCTTGGAATAACTGAAGCAGGCTGTAaatcccttttaaaagagattgGAG acaGCACCTCCAAAAAACAGTACGTGGAAGATTTCATCGTCCTTGTACGTGGCGGAGCAAGTGAGCACATCACCACGTTGGCTTACAAAGACCTGCCGACGGCTGCGCTCATGCAGGAGTGGGGAGATGCTGTACAGTACAACCCTGAAATCATAAAGCTAAAG GCAGAGCCGCTGTATCAGCTGGTGACTCCAGCTGACTTTGCTAATGCAATCACGATAAAAGAAAATCTGCAACGAGCTCTTGAGGAGTTTCAGCTGGAGACCAGTTCTTGCCGCTGTGCTCCCTGCCATAGCAATGGCATCCCCTTTCTGCAAG AAGATGAAGCACTGAGAAGAAATGGGTATCTGCAGGGAAATGTGACTTGA
- the C8B gene encoding complement component C8 beta chain isoform X1: MSTSRAMFAPYPIRALLLYAVFDILTLHCVGGEKETLNLSSKSVANGRRVRSVSTSPQPRDCLLSAWSSWSHCDSCQKKRYRFARLEQPSQFNGDPCDYPDKETEDCVTNNPCRNKVRCDGFVCAVTGRCITRRLLCNGDDDCGDQSDEKNCKKVFKKCDQTMEQYWGIENLAKGLNIFTNDLEGLVLDHRYYAGGCSPHYIVDTRFRKPYNVESYIPETKGKYEFTMTEYDSYSNYESSVLKAKASQSSFSFGIKIPRVFELGYNSNDNRFKKFIQRMKRFSSTSSKFIHARSELAVAVYKLKPRALMLHYEFLQRLRQLPSEYSYGEYRELYRDYGTHYITEATVGGIYEYTLVMNSEELQKAGYSLSDVQKCAQRGFNIGGSIYGVYLGLGITEAGCKSLLKEIGDSTSKKQYVEDFIVLVRGGASEHITTLAYKDLPTAALMQEWGDAVQYNPEIIKLKAEPLYQLVTPADFANAITIKENLQRALEEFQLETSSCRCAPCHSNGIPFLQGTKCECLCPLGYSGMACEISKRKDAAVNGNWGCWASWSPCSGGQRTRRRQCNNAAPHNGGSSCSGPDAETVTC; this comes from the exons ATGAGCACATCACGCGCCATGTTTGCTCCATACCCCATCAGAGCGTTGCTGCTTTATGCTGTGTTCGACATCCTCACCCTTCATTGCGTTGG TGGTGAAAAGGAGACCCTCAACCTCAGCAGCAAGAGCGTGGCCAATGGCAGACGTGTCCGGTCCGTGAGCACCTCGCCACAGCCCCGCGACTGCCTGCTCTCCGCCTGGTCCTCGTGGAGCCACTGCGATTCCTGTCAAAAGAAAAGG TACAGATTTGCCCGCCTGGAACAACCTTCTCAGTTCAATGGAGATCCGTGTGATTACCCTGACAAAGAAACTGAAGACTGTGTTACGAATAATCCTTGCAGAAATAAAGTTAGATGTGATGGGTTTGTGTGCGCAGTTACAG GGAGATGCATTACACGGAGGCTGCTATGTAATGGGGATGATGACTGTGGGGACCAGTCAGAtgaaaaaaactgcaaaaaagtgtttaaaaaatgtgacCAGACAATGGAGCAATACTGGGGAATAGAGAACCTGGCAAAAGG GTTAAATATCTTCACAAATGACTTGGAAGGATTAGTTCTTGATCACAGGTATTATGCAGGGGGCTGTTCTCCGCATTATATCGTGGACACGAGATTCAGAAAGCCATACAATGTAGAAAGCTACATACCAGAG aCCAAAGGCAAATATGAATTTACAATGACTGAATATGACTCCTACTCAAATTATGAAAGCAGTGTCCTGAAGGCGAAAGCTTCACAGTCTAGCTTCAGCTTTGGTATAAAAATACCAAGAGTGTTTGAACTTGGTTACAATTCAAACGACAACAGGTTCAAGAAGTTCATTCAAAGGATGAAAAGATTTTCTTCAACT TCCAGCAAATTCATCCATGCCCGTTCTGAGCTGGCTGTTGCCGTTTATAAGCTGAAACCCCGAGCCCTGATGCTGCATTATGAGTTCCTGCAGAGACTCCGTCAGCTCCCGTCTGAGTACAGCTACGGGGAGTACCGAGAGCTCTACAGAGACTACGGGACCCACTACATCACAGAGGCCACCGTTGGTGGCATCTACGAATATACTTTAGTCATGAACAGCGAGGAGCTCCAAAAGGCAG GTTATTCTCTGAGTGATGTCCAGAAATGTGCACAACGTGGTTTTAACATTGGTGGAAGTATTTATGGCGTCTACCTGGGTCTTGGAATAACTGAAGCAGGCTGTAaatcccttttaaaagagattgGAG acaGCACCTCCAAAAAACAGTACGTGGAAGATTTCATCGTCCTTGTACGTGGCGGAGCAAGTGAGCACATCACCACGTTGGCTTACAAAGACCTGCCGACGGCTGCGCTCATGCAGGAGTGGGGAGATGCTGTACAGTACAACCCTGAAATCATAAAGCTAAAG GCAGAGCCGCTGTATCAGCTGGTGACTCCAGCTGACTTTGCTAATGCAATCACGATAAAAGAAAATCTGCAACGAGCTCTTGAGGAGTTTCAGCTGGAGACCAGTTCTTGCCGCTGTGCTCCCTGCCATAGCAATGGCATCCCCTTTCTGCAAG GAACCAAGTGTGAATGTTTGTGTCCCCTTGGCTACAGCGGCATGGCCTGTGAGATCAGCAAGAGGAAAG aTGCTGCTGTTAATGGAAACTGGGGTTGCTGGGCCAGCTGGTCTCCATGTTCAGGAGGTCAACGAACAAGGAGACGACAGTGCAACAACGCTGCACCGCATAATGGTGGTTCCTCATGCTCAGGGCCAGATGCCGAGACAGTTACTTGCTAG